CCGACGACGAGCGGATCAAGATCGCGCGGATGCGGCATGGGGGCGGCACCCCGGAGTCCGGTCCCAGCCTGCAGGACTTCCTCGGGCTGCGCAGCTACGCGGGCGGGCGGCGGGTGGCGGTGATCGGCCGCGCCGACCGGCTCACCGAGGATGCCGCCAACTGTGTCCTCAAGACCCTGGAGGAGCCGCCGCCGGGCACCCACCTGCTGCTCTGCGCGGCCCACCCGGAGCGGCTGCCGGCGACGATCGTCTCCCGCTGCCAGGTGCTCGGCTGCGCCCCGGTGCCCGCCGGCGAGATCCGGGCCTGGCTCGAGTCGGTGCACGGGGTGGCCGCCGGCCTCGCCGGCGGCGCTGCGGCCCTCTCCGGCGGCCGTCCCGGCCGCGCCCTCCAGCTCGCCACCCAGCCCGGGGCGATGCGGGTGGAGATCGAGGCGGTGGGCGCCTTCCTGGCCGCCGCCGGCTCGGGGCGGGGAGGCGCCCTGCAGGCGGCCGCGGCGCTGGCGCCCCCGAACACCGCCGAGGGCCGCGAGCGCGCCCTCACCCAGGTCACCGCATGGAGCGGCTTCGTCCGCGACGTCGCGTGCATCGCCGCGGGGGCACCCGAGCTGGCGGTGTGGGAGCCCTTCCGCGCCGCTGCGGCGAGCTGGGCCCAGACCCTGCCGCCGGAGCGCATCGCCGGCATCCTCGGCCGCTGTGTGGACACCGCCGACCAGGTGGCGCAGTACGCTGTGCCCCGCCTCAGCTACGAGGTTCTCTTCCTCGACATCTTCACCGTCACCCCCGCGCCCCCGCGGACGGCCGGCGTGGACGTCGGGGCCGCCTTCGAGGGGCCGGCCGGCTCCGCTGAGCGGACCCCGAAGCCGCGCGCCCCGCGACGGCGCTGATCCCGGAGCCAGCATGCCTCTCGCCATCGGAGTGAAGTTCAAGCGCAACGGCCCGCTCGCCTACTACGACCCGGCGGGCGAGGCCTTCGCCCTCGGCGAGAACGTGCTCGCCGACACCGCCCGCGGTCCCGAGATCGGTGAGGTGGTGCTCGCCCCGGCGGAGATCGGCGCGGCGCTCCTCCCCGCCGAGCTCAAGCCGGTGATCCGCCGCGCCACCCCCGACGACCTCACCCGCCGCCGCGAGCTGGAGGACCAGGGGCCCGAGCACGTGCGCGTCGCCAAGGAGCGGGTCCACGCCTTCCGGCTCGACATGAAGGTGATCGCCGCCACCTCGTCGTTCGACGGCAACCGCATCCTCTTCGACTTCAGCGCCGACGGCCGGATCGACTTCCGCGAGCTCGCCCGCGACCTGGCCGCGATCTTCCAGCGCCGGGTCGAGCTCCGCCAGATCTTCCCCCGCGACGAGTCCAAGCTCCAGGACGGCTACGGACCCTGCGGCCGGCGGCTCTGCTGCTCCTCCTGGCTCAAGGAGTTCCAGCCGGTCTCCATCAAGCACGCCAAGGAGCAGGGGCTGCCGCTCAACCCGGCCAAGCTGAACGGGATGTGCGGCAAGCTCAAGTGCTGCCTGGTCTACGAGAACGACCAGTACGTCGAGCTGAAGTCGAAGCTCCCCAAGCCCGGCCAGATCGTCGAGGTCGCCGAGGGCAGCGCGGTGGTGCGCGACATCAACGTCCCCCGCGAGCTGGTGCGGGTGCAGCTCGAGGCCACCGGGGCGGTGCTCGCCATCCCGGCGGCCGAGCTGGAGCTCGACGTGCCGGTGCCGCCGGTGCCCTCCTCCGTCCCCTCCGGCCGCCGCCGGCGGCGCCGTGGCGGCGGCGGGGGCGGCGGCGGCGGCGGCGCGGCGGCCCCGCCGGGCTGATGTCGACACTCCGCCGCGCCTCGCTCGGCGAGGACTTCGGCTACACCCCGGGCGAGCAGCCCCCCGACGGCGACGGCTGGCTCAAGCTCAACACCAACGAGGCGCCGCTCGGGCCCTCCAGCGCGGTGGCGCCGGCGGTGGCGGCGGCGGCTGCGCTGCTGCACCGCTACCCCGACCCGTTCGGCGAGCCGCTGCGCTCGGCCCTCGCCCGGCACCACGGCGTCGAGACCGCGGCGGTCTTCGTCGCCAACGGCGGCGACCAGGTCATCGACTGCCTCTTCCGCGCCTACTGCGAGCCCGGCGACCGTGCGGTCTGGCCGGTGCCCACCTACTCGCTCCTCCCCGTGCTCGCCCGGCTGTTCGGGGTCGAGCCCGTCGAGCTGCCCCTCGATCCCGACCTCGGGCTGCCCGCCGGGCTGGGCACCGTCGAGGGCCGGCTGCGCTTCGTGGTCAACCCGAATGCCCCCACCGGGGTGTGGACCGCGCCCGATGCCCTCGAGGAGCTGCTCGCGGCGGCGCCCGGGGTGGTTGCCATCGACGAAGCCTACTGCGACTTCGCCCCGGGGTCCTGCATCCCCCTCCTCGACCGGCATCCGACCTGGGTGGTGATGCGCACCTTCTCGAAGGGGTACGCCCTCGCCGGGCTGCGGGTCGGCTACGCGGTCGGCCACCCCGAGCTGATCGCCGACCTGCTCGCGGTGAAGGACTCCTACCCGGTCGACCGCTGCGCCCTCGCCGGTGCGACCGCGGCCCTGGCCGACCACGAGCACCACCGCCGCCTCGTCGACGGGGTGCGCGGCGAGCGGGCCCGGCTGTCGGCGCGGCTGGAGGCGGCGGGCTGGCAGCTCACCCCCTCCGAGGCCAACTTCGTGTTCGCCCGGCCCCCGGGCGGCGACGCGGTGGCGGTGCTGGCGCGGCTGCGCGAGCGCCGCATCCTGGTCCGCCACTTCGCCGGCGAGCACGCCGACCGGCTGCGCATCACCGTCGGCGCCCCCGCCGAGAACGACCGGCTGCTCGACGCCCTCGGCATCTGAGCGGCCCGGTCAGGATCCGGGCGGGGCACCCTCGCCGATGGCGTCGAGGAGCCGCTCGAGCACCGGGACGGCGTCGACCAGGGCGGCCTGGTCCCCGGCGTCCAGGCAGGCCATCGCCGCCTCCAGCAGCCGGGTGCCGGTGGAGCGGAGCTGGGCGAGCAGCGCCTCGCCGCCCGCGGTCAGCTCGACCAGGTAGGAGCGGCCGTCGCGGGCGTCGGTCCGCCGCCGCACCAGCGCGGCGCCCTCGAGCTGGTCGACGAGCCGGGAGACGGTGGGCGCGGCGATGCCCTCCTGGGCGGCGAGGTCGCCCAGCCGCAGCGGCCCCCGGCTCTCGATGGTGGCGAGCGCCGAGAGCTGGGTGGCGGTGAGGCCGCCGTCGGCGGTGCGCCGCAGCCGGCGGGCGAGGCGCAGCACCACCAGGCGCGCCCGGGTGGCGATCTCCGCCCGGGTCGCGGTCGCGGGGACGCTCGCCTCCGTGCTCATCCCCCGGAGTGTATCGGGGGAGCCGGCGATCTCACGTGACCGGAGCATCTGCCAACGTGCCGCGGAGACCGCCACCGCGGGGCGGCTACCATCGCGCAGATGGAGAGCGCCAGCGCACCGGCATCCGGGCAGCCCGGAGCCGCCGTCATCGGCGCCCCGCGCCTCGAACCCCGGGAGCTCCGGCTGGTCATCGGCGCCCTGATGCTCGGGATGCTGATGGCCTCGCTCGACCAGACCATCGTCTCCACCGCGCTGCCCACCATCGTCGGCGAGCTCGGCGGCCTGCAGCACCTCTCCTGGGTGGTCACCGCCTACCTTCTCGCCGCCACCGTGAGCACGCCCCTGTACGGGAAGCTCGGCGACCTCTTCGGCCGCAAGGGCGTCTTCCAGGTGGCGATCGTCCTGTTCCTGATCGGGTCGGTGCTCTGCGGCCTCGCCCAGAACATGATCGAGCTGATCGCCTTCCGCGCCGTCCAGGGGCTGGGCGGTGGCGGCCTCATGGTCTGCGCCCAGGCGATCATCGCCGACGTCGTCAGCCCCCGCGAGCGCGGCCGCTACCAGGGGTACTTCGGCGCCGTGTTCGGGCTCTCGTCGATCGGCGGCCCGCTGATCGGCGGCTTCTTCACCGACCACCTCAGCTGGCGCTGGGTCTTCTACGTCAACGTCCCCCTGGGCGTCCTCGCCCTGGTGGTGACCACGATCGTGCTCCGGCTGCCGCCGGGGCGGGTCGAGCACCGCATCGACATCCTCGGCGCCGCGCTGCTCGCCGCCGGGGTGAGCAGCCTGGTGCTCCTCACCACCTGGGGCGGCAGCCAGTACCCGTGGGGCTCGGCGGAGATCGTCGGGCTGGGGATCGCCGCGGTGGTGTGCCTCGCCCTCTTCGTGCTCGTCGAGAGCCGCGCCGCCGAGCCGATCCTCCCCCTCCACCTCTTCCGGATGAAGGTGTTCACGGTGTCGAGCGCGGTGGGCTTCATCGTCGGCCTCGCCCTCTTCGGCACCATCACCTACCTGCCCCTGTTCCTGCAGCTGGTCACCGGCGCCTCGGCGACGAACTCCGGGCTGCT
This genomic stretch from Candidatus Dormiibacterota bacterium harbors:
- the ricT gene encoding regulatory iron-sulfur-containing complex subunit RicT, which encodes MPLAIGVKFKRNGPLAYYDPAGEAFALGENVLADTARGPEIGEVVLAPAEIGAALLPAELKPVIRRATPDDLTRRRELEDQGPEHVRVAKERVHAFRLDMKVIAATSSFDGNRILFDFSADGRIDFRELARDLAAIFQRRVELRQIFPRDESKLQDGYGPCGRRLCCSSWLKEFQPVSIKHAKEQGLPLNPAKLNGMCGKLKCCLVYENDQYVELKSKLPKPGQIVEVAEGSAVVRDINVPRELVRVQLEATGAVLAIPAAELELDVPVPPVPSSVPSGRRRRRRGGGGGGGGGGAAAPPG
- the hisC gene encoding histidinol-phosphate transaminase, translated to MSTLRRASLGEDFGYTPGEQPPDGDGWLKLNTNEAPLGPSSAVAPAVAAAAALLHRYPDPFGEPLRSALARHHGVETAAVFVANGGDQVIDCLFRAYCEPGDRAVWPVPTYSLLPVLARLFGVEPVELPLDPDLGLPAGLGTVEGRLRFVVNPNAPTGVWTAPDALEELLAAAPGVVAIDEAYCDFAPGSCIPLLDRHPTWVVMRTFSKGYALAGLRVGYAVGHPELIADLLAVKDSYPVDRCALAGATAALADHEHHRRLVDGVRGERARLSARLEAAGWQLTPSEANFVFARPPGGDAVAVLARLRERRILVRHFAGEHADRLRITVGAPAENDRLLDALGI
- a CDS encoding MarR family transcriptional regulator encodes the protein MSTEASVPATATRAEIATRARLVVLRLARRLRRTADGGLTATQLSALATIESRGPLRLGDLAAQEGIAAPTVSRLVDQLEGAALVRRRTDARDGRSYLVELTAGGEALLAQLRSTGTRLLEAAMACLDAGDQAALVDAVPVLERLLDAIGEGAPPGS